acttaggacacttgttCGCCTTAAACAAGATCATCATCAGGGCCACGGGTTGATGATTGAATATAAGAaggattgaatttttttagttgGGTCAAGTCTAGATCaggtttaattttttaaagccACGTGGCATTTTGAAATGAAAAATCCAATTTTAAGATATCTTTTTAATTCGGTAAATATAGATCTGTTAACAAAAAAGAGACAAAGAGGGTCTATATGCACCATTTGTTAGACATCAAGAATATATATCCACAACCTTTTTATCAAGAGATATCCGCTCTAAAACACAAAGTTGAGAAACATATTTGCCTCTTATCCCTAGTGTAAAAGATATTTACGATGACACCCATGACGGAGGGTGGAAGAAAAGAGAAGGACTAACAAGCTTTCACAAACTTTTGAAGTAAGAACGCATATGACACCTGAGGCGAATTTCCCATTCTAATGGGAGATGAAACTGAAAAACTGTTTAAATGATAACTGAAGTTCACATCACATGCACATTTTTATGTTCGAAAATGGACAAATTCGTTAGGCCTGTTAGGCCAAATCGCAAAATATGGGCTTGGGACATTTACATAATCAAATCACTTAAAAGGACAACTCTCTTCTCTATAATACATAGAAGGTCAAATTACAATTCAAATGGAATTGAAATAATCAAATCCCAACCTACAGTTGATCCCAGACATGACTGTTGACTACAGCAACCATAGCATTTGTTATTCAAGAAGATGCTACGATTCAATTCATCATGACAGCATTTACGGCATTTGACGtagcaacaataacaacaacataccaatgtaattccacaagtggggtgCGACTTGTGAGGAAGCTAGAGAGGTTATTTCTAATAGACCCTTGACTCAAGTAATTTACAGCATATGATGCAAAAGCTAAATATGTACTATCACTCACCTCTTATTCAGATAGTCATAAGGAAGCCCCAAGTCAAAGACCACAACGCATCAACTCTCCCATCTCCATGTGTGAGATTCAAGCATTGCTTTTGAAACATCAGAAACCAGACAGTTAGTGGATTGTAAAGCAGCTAGGATGTTTTATTCCCGactttttataaaatcatgaatACATCTCATTTGGAAACATCAAGGGTCATATAGGATAAAAGAGTCATGTTCAAAAAGGCGTGCACATAAAGAAACAGTCATGCATCAGTGATGCAGCATCTCAGCCCACTCTGGGTGTCACCAATAGAAAGGCTGAGAGCTCGACAACAGGCTTTAATTCGAGGAAACAAAAGGTTAAATAGGTGAATTTtcctcaatcataataaaaattTGATATTCAAGTTCCAATGAAGAGTATGATCCAGAAAACAAGAGTTCATGGTTTAGCATCACATAAATCTGAATGAGGATCAACGTTGAAAAAATGCCAACTTGAACCATGGAAGGCTCGAAATAGATCATCTGAAAAAGAATCAACGGCAAGCTCTTTTACGAACTGCCTGATTGCTACGATATGCTTCCTAGAATCAGCAAGACTAAGGTTTTTGCACACTGACAAGTGTTGCTCATATGCCTCAAAACTGTTTCCAAACAGTGCAATATTATTCAACAGATCAGGCCTCCAATTTGCCTCTAAAAGATTGTCATACAGTTCAGCTTCACAATGTGGCATGAAGAACATCGTAGGTCTTAAAGCTTGCCGTCGACCCTGTTCATTGACTGTTAGGACAGAACAGCCAAGAGTTGTCAGCACCCTAGATTCTGCCAGAGAGATCACTGGATCAAATACCTCTACCTCCCCAATCCAACTAAACCTTCTTGTCATTAAGATTGCAAGACTAAGCTGTAATCTAGGAGGCTCATACGATTCTATGCTACCAATTCCATATATTACCATCTGCATCTTTCCTTCTGAGCCCATAGCTTTTAGAAACCAATCAAATATTTCAGGGGTTTGTAACTGATCCAAAAATGTCAACCAGAAGGAAGAGCTCTCAAGTTTCTGAATGCAGGTTTGTATCTTCTGCATCAATTTAGATTCTCTTACTGGATTGGTCTCAATATCTGCTGGAGTCCACAATTGTTCTTGTTTTTGGCGTTCGTGGATGATAACTTTATGAAAACTTCTTTTCTGTTTTCCACGACGAGGCAATACAACTGTCCAATCTTCAGCTGGGTTAGGCTTGTCAAGAGCTGGTGTCTTTGCTGATGCAGCCATTCCTCTATAGCTACTTGAGAATGACACAGACTGAGTATGTTTGAAATATGTCGTTAGTCAAGGACCTAAAaggaaaatatattattaagaGTGTGAATGTTAGAATTCTAACTTGACATTTCCAAAGGCCAGTTGCACGATCAAAATCACTTTACTTCGATCAATGTCTCTTTATTCTGAAGCATAATTGTAGTAAAGCCAGCAGACCAACTATTTTTGCTTCTACTTTTCTAACTAAtttgcatcttcttgatgcctTCAATGAAACATTTACTTAATCAAAAAAATGACTCTTTATTCTGAAGCTTTCAGCAGACACACTAAAAAGATACAAAGTACTACTCGACATGTATACAGAAAGTGCTTCTACTTTTTGAGGTTTTCAAGacaatttaagaattttttcatAATGAATTAAGAATGTCTAGTGTCCtatgattgtcttatgagctgTTAGGAGAAAATGAATATTGATTTTAGAAAAAGCTGTAAGATGATCTTTTTCAAAGTCATAGCAATACGAAAAGAGTGTACACATAATGAACATAAGCAGAAATATAAGCACAAGAATTACACATATTACAGTTTTAGTATATACTATTACTGTGTCCTGCCACACAATGTCTTAACTGTTGTAGCATATTGGATACAGACAACTTCTTAACTTTTAGTAGCATATCATAACACCCACAATTCAAGAATGAAGGATTACTTCAATAACATTTACTAAAGATCTTAATGCAAATTGTCTATCAATAATGGATAATTGAACTTCCACATCCGGAGATAGTTCACAAACCAAATAGTAAATACAACTGGTAGAAACTGCATTACGTGGCATAGGCTTCTCAGCACTTTGTTATGTAAGTACTTAAACAATATCCTTCCTATATCATTTTGAAAGAGAGAACAGAATCATCATTTTTGTGCTGGTGTCTCATCAGCCCAATTTATCTCGTCACCTCATTTGATAATTAAGAACCATAAGACATCTATAAATGCTAAGAGAGGAAGCTGTTAGTCCAAGTTACAGAACTTATTTATACTTTCGGTAGATCTACAGTTTTAGGAAAAGTGCTTGAAGCTATCTTTCAAAGAAGGATAGTCCATTCCATTGGTAGAGATTAGAGAAGCAGTTCTACCAATGAAATCTAAATAGTAGCAGTAGTTTTTATGATTGTTGGCTAAATCATATTTTCTTTCAGTCCAAATCATCCTGGGAAAGCTCACATGCTGCATGTTATCACTAATTAATGATAGCTCGCCTGCTCCCTCCCAGTGTGCACGAATCCCTTGAGCGCTTCGGTGGCGGATAGCAGCATGTTTGTAGGACCCTACAATGGGCTTCATGGAAGGCTACACCTCCCCACTTCCCCGAAAAACCTCTCAAATAGGGCAAAAACACTTCATTAAGAGAGCATGGAAATGATTCTCTTctagttttttattttcttttagttgGTTCCCTAAAACTGGATATAGATGTATGTTTATCTGTTAAGACGTTCACACGACTCACCTCCAAAATTTGTGTCTTAGTCTAATGATTATCCTTTCAATtgcttttttcctttatttattgTCTGAAATAAGATGCAAGTTTATTCCATAAACAGGTCTGTGTTAGTCCCTAATAAACTTTGTATTGTCAAGTATCTTGAACATTAAACTCTGTTCTAGGCTTCTAGCTATAAGCACGGGATAATAAGAAGGGTAGTTAATtagcatatttcaaaataaggtgaaattcTCCACAAACATGTGATTTTAggaaagattatttatttgttcatgcagGAATTTCAATAGGAGAAAaccagtgttatcaaaagcaaaaagcgCAAAAAAGGGGCTTAAATAAAGTGTGGGCTTCATTGAGAAAAGGGGCAAATGGAGAAaacatacattatatatatatgttaaatccaagactaataattataagcatgaataacaaatatatgcacaaagaaattgaatgtttttatgataaagtgaaatatcaatggTTTAACTCACCTCTAGGAAAAGTATCTCTTAGAGCTTTGATGATGACAGTGAAGTTGAGCCTGGCTTCGGGGTTTAAGCGCGCCTTTGTAACACcggagaaaagaaaataaagttgcACCCAATGGTTCAAGGCCCCTAAAAATAAGAAGCAAAAATCCCCCAAATTCAGTTCGCTCAAATACGAAAACATACCGAAGATgcagaaaaaggaaataaattcgACCGACTAAACGAAGAACCAAAAGAAGTGAGCAGACAAAAGATGAAGGAGATACATACCTACTTACATAA
This Solanum dulcamara chromosome 1, daSolDulc1.2, whole genome shotgun sequence DNA region includes the following protein-coding sequences:
- the LOC129901401 gene encoding protein SENSITIVITY TO RED LIGHT REDUCED 1, encoding MAASAKTPALDKPNPAEDWTVVLPRRGKQKRSFHKVIIHERQKQEQLWTPADIETNPVRESKLMQKIQTCIQKLESSSFWLTFLDQLQTPEIFDWFLKAMGSEGKMQMVIYGIGSIESYEPPRLQLSLAILMTRRFSWIGEVEVFDPVISLAESRVLTTLGCSVLTVNEQGRRQALRPTMFFMPHCEAELYDNLLEANWRPDLLNNIALFGNSFEAYEQHLSVCKNLSLADSRKHIVAIRQFVKELAVDSFSDDLFRAFHGSSWHFFNVDPHSDLCDAKP